From the genome of Carettochelys insculpta isolate YL-2023 chromosome 12, ASM3395843v1, whole genome shotgun sequence, one region includes:
- the FEM1B gene encoding protein fem-1 homolog B isoform X2, with protein MESLAGYVYKAASEGRVLTLAALLLNRSENDISYVIDGATALWCAAGAGHFEVVKLLVTHGADVNHTTVTNSTPLRAACFDGRLDIVKYLVENSANISIANKYDNTCLMIAAYKGHTDVVRYLLEQNADPNAKAHCGATALHFAAEAGHLEIVRELVRWKSAMMVNGHGMTPLKVAAESCKADVVELLLAHADCDRKSRIEALELLGASFANDRENYDIMKTYHYLYLAMLERYRDRENIIEKEVLPQIEAYGNRTECRTPQELESIRQDRDALHMEGLIVRERILGSDNIDVSHPIIYRGAVYADNMEFEQCIKLWLHALHLRQKGNRNTHKDLLRFAQVFSQMIHLNEPVKAKDIESVLRCSVLEIEQGMSRIKSSQDADIHTAMDNYECNIFTFLYLVCISTKTQCSEEEQSRINKQIYTLINLDPRTRDGSSLLHHAVNSSTPVDDFHTNDVCSFPNARVTKLLLDCGAEVNAVDNEGNSALHIIVQYNRPISDFLTLHSIIISLVEAGAHTDMTNKQKKTPLDKSTTGVSEILLKTQMKLSLKCLAARAVRIYNISYQNQIPRTLEEFVEFH; from the coding sequence TTATGTCATTGATGGAGCTACAGCTCTCTGGTGTGCAGCAGGAGCCGGACACTTTGAAGTCGTCAAACTTCTAGTTACCCATGGAGCTGATGTGAACCACACTACAGTGACCAACTCAACTCCACTGCGGGCTGCATGCTTTGATGGCAGGCTCGACATAGTGAAATACCTGGTAGAAAATAGTGCGAACATCAGCATTGCCAACAAGTATGACAACACTTGCCTTATGATCGCCGCGTACAAGGGGCACACAGATGTGGTGAGGTATCTCTTAGAACAAAATGCTGATCCCAATGCCAAGGCACATTGCGGTGCTACGGCATTACACTTTGCAGCTGAAGCTGGCCATTTAGAGATTGTTAGAGAGCTGGTCAGGTGGAAATCTGCAATGATGGTGAATGGCCATGGAATGACTCCGTTAAAAGTAGCTGCCGAGAGCTGTAAGGCAGATGTCGTTGAACTACTTCTTGCTCATGCGGACTGCGACAGAAAAAGTAGAATTGAAGCTTTGGAACTTTTGGGGGCCTCGTTTGCAAATGACAGAGAGAATTACGATATAATGAAGACTTATCACTATTTATATTTAGCAATGCTGGAGAGGTACAGAGACAGGGAGAACATCATTGAGAAGGAGGTGCTTCCACAAATTGAAGCTTATGGAAACAGAACTGAATGCAGAACTCCTCAGGAATTAGAATCTATTAGGCAGGACAGAGATGCCCTTCACATGGAAGGCCTCATAGTACGTGAACGAATTTTGGGTTCAGACAATATCGATGTTTCACATCCTATTATTTATCGTGGGGCTGTTTATGCAGATAACATGGAGTTTGAACAGTGTATCAAACTGTGGCTTCATGCATTGCACTTAAGGCAGAAAGGTAATAGGAATACCCATAAGGATCTCTTGAGGTTTGCTCAAGTCTTCTCTCAGATGATTCACTTGAATGAGCCTGTTAAAGCCAAGGATATAGAAAGCGTTTTGAGGTGTAGCGTCTTGGAAATAGAACAAGGAATGTCCAGGATTAAAAGCAGCCAAGACGCTGATATCCACACAGCCATGGACAACTATGAATGCAATATCTTTACCTTCCTGTATTTGGTGTGTATCTCAACCAAGACTCAGTGCAGTGAAGAAGAGCAGTCTAGAATCAACAAGCAGATTTATACCTTGATTAATCTTGATCCCAGGACTCGGGATGGGTCTAGTTTGCTGCATCATGCTGTCAACTCCAGTACGCCAGTAGATGATTTCCACACAAATGATGTCTGCAGCTTTCCAAACGCACGGGTCACCAAGCTCTTGTTAGACTGTGGTGCTGAAGTGAATGCTGTGGACAACGAAGGAAACAGTGCACTCCACATCATCGTCCAGTACAACAGACCCATAAGTGATTTTTTGACTTTGCATTCAATTATCATTAGTCTGGTGGAGGCTGGTGCTCATACAGACATGACAAATAAACAGAAGAAGACTCCTCTAGATAAAAGTACAACTGGGGTATCTGAAATCCTCCTTAAAACTCAAATGAAGCTAAGCCTCAAGTGCCTGGCTGCCCGTGCAGTACGGATCTATAACATCAGCTACCAAAACCAGATCCCCAGGACGCTGGAAGAATTTGTGGAGTTTCACTAG